The proteins below come from a single Ruegeria sp. THAF33 genomic window:
- a CDS encoding helicase HerA-like domain-containing protein, whose product MGKNIFLGGGGEGYGQPQELALRYANRHGLIAGATGTGKTVTLQILAEGFSQAGVPVFLSDVKGDLSGLALPGSDAHKLHQAFMDRAKRIGFDDFAYSACPVTFWDLFGEQGHPVRTTVTEMGPLLLSRLMELSEAQEGILNIAFRVADEEGMPLLDLKDLQALLVWIGENRAQLSLRYGNVSTSSIGAIQRRLLVLENQGGTKLFGEPALDLSDLMCTDENGQGMVNILASDKLMAAPRLYATFLLWLLSELFEELPEVGDPDKPKLVFFFDEAHLLFDGAPKVLVDKVEQVARLIRSKGVGVYFITQNPADIPEDILGQLGNRVQHALRAFTARDRKNLRLAAETYRENPAFDTEAAIREVGVGEAVTSMLQKKGVPGIVERTLVRPPGSQLGPISDAQRRTILDASPMASKYDHEIDRKSAFEILQARAEAAAKAAEQAEADAVLEAQSPMEREYSSARRYSGSRVGRSSSRVQRRKDTFASAMTDAVIKELKGTTGRRIVRGILGGLFRNR is encoded by the coding sequence ATGGGCAAGAATATATTTTTGGGTGGCGGAGGCGAAGGCTATGGCCAGCCGCAGGAACTGGCGCTTAGATATGCGAACCGTCATGGGCTGATTGCCGGCGCCACCGGGACCGGTAAGACCGTAACGTTGCAAATCCTCGCGGAAGGCTTTTCCCAAGCCGGAGTTCCGGTGTTTTTGTCCGATGTCAAAGGCGATCTGTCGGGCCTGGCTTTGCCCGGAAGCGACGCGCATAAACTGCATCAGGCATTTATGGATCGTGCCAAACGCATTGGGTTCGACGATTTTGCCTATTCCGCCTGCCCGGTTACGTTCTGGGATCTTTTTGGCGAACAAGGCCATCCGGTGCGGACGACGGTCACTGAAATGGGCCCTTTGCTGCTGTCCCGGTTGATGGAACTGAGCGAAGCGCAGGAAGGCATCCTGAACATCGCGTTCCGCGTGGCCGATGAAGAGGGAATGCCTCTTCTGGATCTCAAGGACCTTCAGGCGCTGCTGGTCTGGATCGGCGAGAACCGGGCCCAGCTTTCATTGCGATATGGCAATGTATCGACATCTTCGATCGGTGCGATCCAGCGGCGATTGCTGGTATTGGAAAACCAGGGTGGAACAAAGCTGTTTGGCGAACCCGCGCTGGATCTGTCCGATTTGATGTGCACCGATGAAAACGGGCAGGGGATGGTGAACATCCTTGCTTCGGACAAACTGATGGCCGCGCCACGGCTTTATGCGACATTCCTGCTGTGGCTGCTGAGCGAATTGTTTGAGGAACTTCCCGAAGTCGGTGATCCTGACAAACCCAAGTTGGTGTTCTTCTTCGACGAAGCGCATCTGTTGTTTGACGGTGCTCCGAAAGTGCTGGTGGACAAGGTCGAACAGGTTGCGCGCCTGATCCGGTCCAAAGGCGTGGGAGTCTATTTCATCACCCAGAATCCCGCCGATATTCCCGAGGATATTCTGGGGCAGTTGGGCAATCGCGTCCAGCACGCTTTGCGAGCCTTCACGGCGCGTGACCGAAAGAACCTGCGTCTGGCGGCGGAAACCTATCGCGAAAACCCCGCCTTCGACACCGAAGCCGCAATTCGTGAGGTGGGCGTTGGTGAGGCTGTCACGTCGATGCTGCAGAAAAAAGGTGTTCCCGGAATTGTCGAGCGCACATTGGTTCGTCCGCCGGGTTCCCAGTTGGGGCCCATTTCTGATGCCCAGCGGCGGACCATTCTCGATGCCTCGCCAATGGCGTCGAAATATGATCATGAAATTGATCGAAAATCGGCCTTTGAAATCCTCCAGGCTCGGGCTGAGGCCGCCGCCAAGGCCGCTGAACAGGCAGAGGCCGATGCAGTGCTGGAGGCACAATCACCGATGGAACGAGAGTATTCTTCAGCTCGCAGATATTCAGGAAGCCGGGTTGGCAGATCCTCGTCCCGGGTGCAACGGAGGAAAGACACGTTTGCATCGGCGATGACCGACGCGGTTATCAAAGAACTGAAAGGAACGACCGGACGCCGGATCGTTCGTGGTATTCTGGGTGGATTGTTCCGCAACAGATGA
- a CDS encoding invasion associated locus B family protein: MIKKILSLSTVAAILLCGAAYAQDTTTSEPDNGLDLGQEGPRPGEQFVKEKFGDWDLSCIKAQQGEDPCAIVQILKGNQGDPIAEVSIGRLPEGGAAVAWANVIVPLETLLQAQLALSVDGAPRKLYNYHHCLPVGCVAQLGLSQGDIDAMKAGTKAIFSLVPARFPDQVLEMEMSLSGFTSGYDTLTVNAN; the protein is encoded by the coding sequence ATGATCAAGAAAATCCTCTCGCTAAGTACAGTGGCGGCAATTCTTCTATGTGGCGCAGCTTATGCGCAGGATACAACGACATCCGAACCGGACAACGGTCTCGATTTGGGTCAGGAAGGCCCGCGCCCCGGAGAACAGTTCGTCAAGGAAAAGTTCGGCGACTGGGACTTGTCCTGCATCAAGGCGCAGCAAGGCGAAGACCCGTGCGCCATCGTCCAGATTCTGAAGGGCAACCAGGGTGATCCGATAGCTGAGGTGTCGATTGGAAGACTGCCCGAGGGCGGCGCGGCAGTTGCATGGGCGAATGTGATCGTTCCTTTGGAAACACTGCTGCAAGCTCAGCTCGCCCTGTCCGTCGATGGTGCGCCCCGCAAGTTGTACAACTATCATCATTGCCTGCCTGTTGGCTGCGTCGCGCAGCTGGGCCTGAGCCAGGGCGATATCGATGCAATGAAAGCTGGCACCAAGGCGATCTTCTCGCTGGTTCCGGCCCGCTTCCCTGATCAGGTACTGGAGATGGAGATGTCGTTGTCCGGCTTTACGTCCGGCTATGACACTCTGACCGTCAACGCGAACTGA
- a CDS encoding acyl carrier protein, giving the protein MSISDRVIAIIAEQAVLEPSDVTPESTLEDLGIDSLGLVESIFAIEEEFDISIPFNANEPEANDFDISNVAAIIAGIEKLVSEKV; this is encoded by the coding sequence ATGAGCATCAGCGACCGCGTCATCGCAATCATTGCAGAGCAGGCCGTGCTGGAGCCATCGGATGTGACGCCCGAAAGCACGCTGGAAGATCTGGGAATCGACAGCCTTGGTCTGGTCGAAAGTATTTTCGCCATCGAGGAAGAGTTCGACATTTCAATTCCGTTCAACGCCAACGAACCCGAGGCCAACGATTTTGACATATCCAATGTCGCTGCGATCATTGCCGGGATCGAAAAGCTCGTGTCGGAAAAGGTCTGA
- a CDS encoding beta-ketoacyl synthase: MKRVVITGAGTINSLGHSVPDTLEAMREGRCGISELEFRDVDRLAIKIGGQVRGFEAEGRFNRQQMSLYDRFTQFTLTAAKEAIDQSGIEFHGELAAKSGVVLGTAGGGVSTWDDNYRSVYEDGKNRVHPFVVPKLMNNAAASHVSMEHNLKGPSFTVSTACASSNHAMAQAFQMVRSGMAPVMITGGSESMLCFGGVKAWEGLRVMSKDACRPFSANRNGMVQGEGAGIFVFEEYEHARARGAEIMCEVVGFAMSSDAADIVMPSKQGASRAMSGALADARLNASDVGYINAHGTGTAANDKTECAAVADVFGPHADDLMISSTKSMHGHLIGGTGAVELLACIMALRDGVIAPTIGYEEPDPECALDVVPNEAREAKVDVALSNAFAFGGLNAVLALKRI, encoded by the coding sequence ATGAAACGTGTTGTCATTACCGGCGCAGGTACGATCAATTCACTGGGCCATTCGGTTCCTGACACCCTGGAAGCCATGCGCGAAGGCCGTTGCGGCATCTCGGAACTGGAATTTCGGGATGTTGATCGGTTGGCCATCAAAATCGGCGGGCAGGTTCGCGGCTTTGAGGCTGAAGGTAGGTTCAACCGTCAGCAGATGTCGTTGTATGACCGGTTCACTCAGTTCACTTTGACCGCCGCCAAAGAGGCCATCGATCAGTCCGGCATCGAGTTTCACGGAGAGTTGGCCGCAAAATCAGGTGTTGTTTTGGGGACCGCCGGCGGTGGCGTATCGACCTGGGATGACAATTATCGCTCGGTTTATGAGGACGGAAAGAACCGGGTACACCCGTTTGTTGTTCCCAAACTCATGAACAATGCGGCGGCCAGCCATGTTTCTATGGAACACAATCTCAAAGGCCCCAGCTTCACCGTGTCGACCGCCTGCGCGTCGTCGAACCATGCCATGGCTCAGGCCTTTCAGATGGTCCGAAGCGGTATGGCCCCGGTCATGATCACTGGCGGATCCGAATCCATGTTGTGCTTTGGAGGCGTCAAGGCCTGGGAAGGGTTGCGCGTCATGTCCAAGGATGCGTGTCGACCGTTCAGCGCCAACCGAAACGGAATGGTACAGGGCGAAGGGGCCGGTATCTTTGTTTTCGAGGAATACGAGCACGCCCGCGCCCGTGGCGCCGAGATCATGTGCGAAGTCGTTGGTTTTGCCATGTCGTCGGATGCGGCCGATATCGTGATGCCCAGCAAGCAAGGGGCTTCAAGGGCCATGTCAGGTGCCTTGGCCGACGCCAGATTGAATGCAAGCGATGTGGGCTATATCAACGCACACGGCACCGGGACGGCCGCGAATGACAAAACCGAATGCGCCGCCGTTGCGGATGTTTTTGGGCCCCATGCTGACGACCTGATGATATCGTCGACCAAATCCATGCATGGTCACCTGATTGGTGGAACCGGTGCGGTGGAACTCTTGGCATGTATCATGGCGCTGCGGGACGGTGTGATTGCACCCACCATCGGATACGAGGAACCCGATCCGGAATGCGCGCTTGATGTTGTGCCAAACGAGGCTCGGGAAGCCAAAGTTGACGTCGCGCTCAGCAATGCGTTTGCTTTCGGCGGGCTGAATGCGGTTCTTGCTTTAAAGCGGATTTAA
- a CDS encoding branched-chain amino acid ABC transporter permease has translation MTDSVKNTLLFTIVGGLILLTGFTQSWNTAILILNMGLISAIMAIGVNLQWGFAGLFNVGVMGFVALGGLAVVLVSTPPTPGAWAAGGYGIVLSLLLGAVTVVAAVLVATKLPKGRVQTLTIIAVLVVGFFVYRAVFDPSIAAVEAIDPAIAGNIGGLNLPVLLAWPAGGLLAAGAAWLIGKTALGLRSDYLAIATLGIAEIIIAVMKNEDWLARGVKNVYGIPRPSPVVGYEVDLQNDPAFLARAEWLGLDPVTASTLSVKLGYSLLFMIVLLVLLWMAQMALKSPWGRMMRAIRDNEVAAEAMGKDVTRRHLQIFVLGSAVCGIAGAMMTTLDGQLTPSAYQPLRFTFLVWVMVIVGGSGNNFGAVLGAFLIWFLWVQVEPIGLWLMNVITAGLPDGSALKAHLLDSAAHMRLFTMGLILLIVLRFSPRGLIPEK, from the coding sequence ATGACCGACTCTGTCAAAAACACGCTGCTGTTCACAATTGTCGGCGGCCTGATCCTGTTGACCGGTTTCACGCAAAGCTGGAACACCGCGATCCTGATCCTGAATATGGGGCTGATTTCCGCCATCATGGCGATCGGAGTAAACCTGCAATGGGGTTTTGCCGGTCTGTTCAATGTGGGCGTGATGGGCTTTGTCGCACTGGGCGGTCTGGCCGTCGTACTGGTTTCAACGCCGCCCACGCCCGGTGCTTGGGCCGCCGGAGGTTATGGCATCGTTCTGTCTTTGCTGCTGGGCGCCGTGACAGTGGTTGCCGCCGTTCTGGTGGCAACAAAGCTGCCGAAGGGCCGTGTGCAAACCCTGACGATCATCGCCGTTCTTGTCGTGGGCTTTTTTGTCTATCGCGCGGTGTTCGATCCCAGCATTGCGGCGGTCGAGGCCATCGACCCGGCAATTGCCGGCAATATCGGAGGTTTGAATCTGCCGGTTCTGCTGGCCTGGCCGGCGGGTGGTTTGCTGGCGGCGGGTGCTGCGTGGCTGATCGGTAAAACGGCGCTGGGCCTTCGTTCGGATTATCTGGCGATTGCCACATTGGGTATCGCCGAAATCATCATTGCAGTCATGAAAAACGAAGACTGGCTGGCCCGGGGCGTCAAGAACGTCTACGGCATTCCACGCCCGTCCCCTGTTGTGGGCTACGAAGTGGATTTGCAGAACGACCCGGCCTTTCTGGCGCGGGCTGAATGGTTGGGATTGGATCCCGTCACCGCGTCCACCCTTTCGGTCAAACTCGGTTATTCGCTGCTGTTCATGATAGTGCTTCTGGTTCTGCTCTGGATGGCACAGATGGCGCTGAAAAGCCCGTGGGGCCGGATGATGCGCGCAATCCGTGACAATGAAGTGGCGGCTGAGGCCATGGGCAAGGATGTCACCCGTCGTCATCTGCAAATATTCGTACTGGGTTCGGCCGTTTGCGGTATCGCGGGTGCGATGATGACAACGCTGGACGGCCAGTTGACGCCAAGCGCGTATCAACCGCTGCGCTTTACCTTTCTGGTCTGGGTGATGGTGATCGTGGGTGGTTCGGGCAACAACTTCGGGGCCGTTCTGGGCGCATTCCTGATCTGGTTCCTGTGGGTTCAGGTTGAACCGATCGGCTTGTGGCTGATGAATGTCATTACCGCCGGCTTGCCGGACGGAAGTGCATTGAAAGCCCACCTGCTGGACAGCGCCGCACATATGCGCCTGTTCACGATGGGTCTGATCTTGTTGATTGTTCTCAGATTCAGCCCAAGAGGGCTGATCCCAGAGAAATAG